A region from the Caloenas nicobarica isolate bCalNic1 chromosome 11, bCalNic1.hap1, whole genome shotgun sequence genome encodes:
- the C11H3orf18 gene encoding uncharacterized protein C3orf18 homolog isoform X5, whose amino-acid sequence MGEDNSSVKGATKSGRMSYSSPSVHDFYHSTTSPMAKSDLGTTLDITVPETATVSPETTSFNSTKIPDVASTGPSMSTMLLSFGIITVIGLAVAMVLYIRKKKRLEKLRHQLMPMYNFDPTEEQDELEQELLEHGRDAASSQASQSKPF is encoded by the exons ATGGGTGAGGACAATAGCTCGGTAAAAGGAGCTACCAAGAGCGGCAGGATGAGTTACAGCTCACCCTCTGTGCATGACTTTTATCACAGCACCACCTCCCCCATGGCTAAGTCAGACCTAGGGACAACTCTGGATATAACTGTACCAGAAACAGCTACCGTAAGTCCTGAGACTACCAGTTTCAACAGCACCAAAATCCCAGATGTGGCCAGCACCGGACCCAGCATGAGCACGATGCTGCTGTCCTTTGGGATCATCACTGTGATTGGGTTAGCTGTGGCTATG gtTCTGTATATCAGAAAGAAGAAGAG GTTGGAGAAGCTACGGCACCAGCTCATGCCCATGTACAACTTTGATCCCACCGAGGAACAGGATGAActagagcaggagctgctggaacatGGGCGAGATGCAGCATCTTCCCAGGCATCACAGAGCAAG cctTTCTGA
- the C11H3orf18 gene encoding uncharacterized protein C3orf18 homolog isoform X4 has protein sequence MGEDNSSVKGATKSGRMSYSSPSVHDFYHSTTSPMAKSDLGTTLDITVPETATVSPETTSFNSTKIPDVASTGPSMSTMLLSFGIITVIGLAVAMVLYIRKKKRLEKLRHQLMPMYNFDPTEEQDELEQELLEHGRDAASSQASQSKAGSELMRWKITSGFHCLQPDI, from the exons ATGGGTGAGGACAATAGCTCGGTAAAAGGAGCTACCAAGAGCGGCAGGATGAGTTACAGCTCACCCTCTGTGCATGACTTTTATCACAGCACCACCTCCCCCATGGCTAAGTCAGACCTAGGGACAACTCTGGATATAACTGTACCAGAAACAGCTACCGTAAGTCCTGAGACTACCAGTTTCAACAGCACCAAAATCCCAGATGTGGCCAGCACCGGACCCAGCATGAGCACGATGCTGCTGTCCTTTGGGATCATCACTGTGATTGGGTTAGCTGTGGCTATG gtTCTGTATATCAGAAAGAAGAAGAG GTTGGAGAAGCTACGGCACCAGCTCATGCCCATGTACAACTTTGATCCCACCGAGGAACAGGATGAActagagcaggagctgctggaacatGGGCGAGATGCAGCATCTTCCCAGGCATCACAGAGCAAG GCAGGCAGCGAATTGATGAGATGGAAAATAACATCAGGATTTCACTGTTTGCAACCGGATATCTGA
- the C11H3orf18 gene encoding uncharacterized protein C3orf18 homolog isoform X3: MAKSDLGTTLDITVPETATVSPETTSFNSTKIPDVASTGPSMSTMLLSFGIITVIGLAVAMVLYIRKKKRLEKLRHQLMPMYNFDPTEEQDELEQELLEHGRDAASSQASQSKTLPMPSMHEQYLPLLWDRAETGEDEANKPVTSHKRGRSTEPGWLPHWFVLQKGTSTEP; the protein is encoded by the exons ATGGCTAAGTCAGACCTAGGGACAACTCTGGATATAACTGTACCAGAAACAGCTACCGTAAGTCCTGAGACTACCAGTTTCAACAGCACCAAAATCCCAGATGTGGCCAGCACCGGACCCAGCATGAGCACGATGCTGCTGTCCTTTGGGATCATCACTGTGATTGGGTTAGCTGTGGCTATG gtTCTGTATATCAGAAAGAAGAAGAG GTTGGAGAAGCTACGGCACCAGCTCATGCCCATGTACAACTTTGATCCCACCGAGGAACAGGATGAActagagcaggagctgctggaacatGGGCGAGATGCAGCATCTTCCCAGGCATCACAGAGCAAG ACGTTGCCAATGCCATCAATGCATGAACAATACCTGCCCCTGCTCTGGGATCGTGCTGAGACTGGGGAGGATGAAGCCAACAAACCAGTGACTTCCCACAAGCGCGGCCGATCCACTGAGCCTGGCTGGTTGCCCCATTGGTTTGTGTTACAAAAGGGCACAAGCACTGAACCCTGA
- the C11H3orf18 gene encoding uncharacterized protein C3orf18 homolog isoform X1, which yields MGEDNSSVKGATKSGRMSYSSPSVHDFYHSTTSPMAKSDLGTTLDITVPETATVSPETTSFNSTKIPDVASTGPSMSTMLLSFGIITVIGLAVAMVLYIRKKKRLEKLRHQLMPMYNFDPTEEQDELEQELLEHGRDAASSQASQSKTLPMPSMHEQYLPLLWDRAETGEDEANKPVTSHKRGRSTEPGWLPHWFVLQKGTSTEP from the exons ATGGGTGAGGACAATAGCTCGGTAAAAGGAGCTACCAAGAGCGGCAGGATGAGTTACAGCTCACCCTCTGTGCATGACTTTTATCACAGCACCACCTCCCCCATGGCTAAGTCAGACCTAGGGACAACTCTGGATATAACTGTACCAGAAACAGCTACCGTAAGTCCTGAGACTACCAGTTTCAACAGCACCAAAATCCCAGATGTGGCCAGCACCGGACCCAGCATGAGCACGATGCTGCTGTCCTTTGGGATCATCACTGTGATTGGGTTAGCTGTGGCTATG gtTCTGTATATCAGAAAGAAGAAGAG GTTGGAGAAGCTACGGCACCAGCTCATGCCCATGTACAACTTTGATCCCACCGAGGAACAGGATGAActagagcaggagctgctggaacatGGGCGAGATGCAGCATCTTCCCAGGCATCACAGAGCAAG ACGTTGCCAATGCCATCAATGCATGAACAATACCTGCCCCTGCTCTGGGATCGTGCTGAGACTGGGGAGGATGAAGCCAACAAACCAGTGACTTCCCACAAGCGCGGCCGATCCACTGAGCCTGGCTGGTTGCCCCATTGGTTTGTGTTACAAAAGGGCACAAGCACTGAACCCTGA
- the C11H3orf18 gene encoding uncharacterized protein C3orf18 homolog isoform X2, whose translation MGEDNSSVKGATKSGRMSYSSPSVHDFYHSTTSPMAKSDLGTTLDITVPETATVSPETTSFNSTKIPDVASTGPSMSTMLLSFGIITVIGLAVAMVLYIRKKKRLEKLRHQLMPMYNFDPTEEQDELEQELLEHGRDAASSQASQSKILLTSQGALQRPSCLVFTDVANAINA comes from the exons ATGGGTGAGGACAATAGCTCGGTAAAAGGAGCTACCAAGAGCGGCAGGATGAGTTACAGCTCACCCTCTGTGCATGACTTTTATCACAGCACCACCTCCCCCATGGCTAAGTCAGACCTAGGGACAACTCTGGATATAACTGTACCAGAAACAGCTACCGTAAGTCCTGAGACTACCAGTTTCAACAGCACCAAAATCCCAGATGTGGCCAGCACCGGACCCAGCATGAGCACGATGCTGCTGTCCTTTGGGATCATCACTGTGATTGGGTTAGCTGTGGCTATG gtTCTGTATATCAGAAAGAAGAAGAG GTTGGAGAAGCTACGGCACCAGCTCATGCCCATGTACAACTTTGATCCCACCGAGGAACAGGATGAActagagcaggagctgctggaacatGGGCGAGATGCAGCATCTTCCCAGGCATCACAGAGCAAG ATTCTGCTGACAAGTCAAGGAGCCCTCCAGAGACCCAGCTGTCTTGTGTTCACAGACGTTGCCAATGCCATCAATGCATGA